The following are encoded in a window of Bordetella genomosp. 10 genomic DNA:
- the apbC gene encoding iron-sulfur cluster carrier protein ApbC, which yields MSLTNEQIKAALAGVTDPLTGAKVADFVKDRDIRVEDGRVSVAVQLGYPARTQQQALRAAVGEALAAAGAPGAQVSVTWKIVPHAVQRGLKPLPNVANIIAVASGKGGVGKSTTAVNLALALAAEGAQVGILDADIYGPSLPTMLGITGKPVSLDNKSMEPLQGHGLQANSIGFLIAEDSPAIWRGPMVTQALEQLLRQTNWRGLDYLIVDMPPGTGDIALTLAQKVPVVGAVIVTTPQDVALLDARKGLRMFQKVEVPILGVVENMSIHICSECGHAEHIFGEGGGQRMAAQYDVQWLGGLPLALRIREQTDSGRPTVVAEPEGEAAGLYRAIARRVAAAVAALPRDMAGKIPNVVVQPS from the coding sequence ATGAGTTTGACAAACGAACAAATTAAAGCCGCCCTCGCAGGTGTAACCGACCCCCTCACCGGTGCCAAGGTCGCCGATTTTGTAAAAGATCGCGACATTCGCGTGGAGGACGGCCGCGTCAGCGTGGCCGTGCAACTGGGTTATCCCGCCCGCACGCAGCAGCAGGCATTGCGCGCCGCCGTGGGCGAGGCGCTGGCCGCCGCGGGGGCCCCCGGCGCGCAGGTGTCGGTGACCTGGAAGATCGTGCCGCATGCCGTGCAGCGCGGGCTCAAGCCCCTGCCCAACGTCGCCAATATCATCGCCGTCGCCTCCGGCAAGGGCGGCGTCGGCAAGAGCACGACGGCGGTCAACCTGGCGCTGGCGCTGGCCGCGGAAGGCGCCCAGGTCGGTATTCTCGACGCCGATATCTACGGCCCCAGCCTGCCGACCATGCTGGGCATCACCGGCAAGCCGGTCAGCCTGGACAACAAGTCCATGGAACCGTTGCAGGGCCACGGGCTGCAGGCCAACTCCATCGGTTTCCTGATCGCCGAGGATTCGCCCGCCATCTGGCGCGGTCCCATGGTGACGCAGGCCCTGGAGCAGTTGTTGCGGCAAACCAACTGGCGCGGCCTGGATTACCTGATCGTCGACATGCCGCCGGGCACCGGCGACATCGCGCTGACGCTGGCGCAGAAGGTGCCGGTGGTGGGCGCCGTGATCGTCACCACGCCGCAGGATGTGGCCCTGCTGGACGCGCGCAAGGGCCTGCGCATGTTCCAGAAGGTCGAGGTGCCGATACTGGGCGTGGTCGAGAATATGTCGATTCATATTTGTTCGGAATGCGGCCACGCCGAGCACATCTTCGGCGAAGGCGGCGGCCAGCGCATGGCCGCGCAGTACGACGTGCAGTGGCTGGGCGGCTTGCCGCTGGCCCTGCGCATCCGCGAGCAGACGGACTCCGGCCGGCCCACCGTGGTGGCGGAGCCGGAGGGCGAGGCGGCCGGCCTGTACCGCGCCATCGCCCGGCGCGTGGCGGCGGCCGTCGCCGCGCTGCCGCGCGACATGGCCGGCAAGATTCCGAACGTCGTCGTACAGCCTAGCTGA
- a CDS encoding autotransporter assembly complex protein TamA, with protein MRRSARLLLLWSSLLLAGSAYAAKPEVVIDAGKADAATVKAVGDAVDAIARQAEDQDGGEITRLRRRARDAALAALSTQGYFSARVELEPGHNAKGEDTWNIRIDPGEQARVVSVDIEFQGRITQPAYAKRVADLRKRWSLPAGQPFTNSEWNKAKSAVLNDVSTHDFMLARMVDSSADVNVEAGTVGLRVVVDSGPLVRMGELRVEGLKRVPDKLVRRYVRYKQGAPYDQDQLNSWQQALQRTAFFRGAFVSLQEPGGTEADTSNQTSTAREVTAATPAGDARVTAAQRPAPVPMDRNGEVTLPVVVRLTEAPPKRFSTSIGLDSDVGPRLEMTYQQQVVFGQPLTMESGFGVDPKRQRAYTDFHLPPDARGNQDSIGVLADHSDIQGLDVMRLGVGATRLRESSAGDGSRVNYETRYGLLAAHDHVRIDGGDSYNLPTLTATAEWLRRDVDSKYNPREGNLLVLGTGAGVTLNSGDPYTRLRLRGQKWWPVGQRDLVTVRGEVGKVWASHNTQVPDDFGFRTGGARSIRGYSYMSIGADRNDAVVGAPALLVGSVEYDHYFDDRWGMAFFVDAGDAAQSFGDMNMALGYGVGARVRTPAGPLFLDVAYGQRDHSLRLSFSLGIAF; from the coding sequence ATGCGGCGGTCCGCGCGTCTTCTTTTGCTGTGGTCCTCGCTGTTGCTGGCGGGGTCGGCCTACGCCGCCAAGCCCGAGGTCGTCATCGACGCGGGCAAGGCGGATGCCGCGACGGTGAAGGCGGTCGGCGATGCGGTCGACGCCATCGCGCGCCAGGCCGAGGACCAGGACGGCGGCGAAATCACGCGGCTGCGCCGGCGCGCGCGCGACGCCGCGCTGGCGGCCTTGTCCACCCAGGGCTATTTCTCCGCCCGGGTGGAGTTGGAGCCGGGGCACAACGCCAAGGGCGAGGACACCTGGAATATCCGCATCGATCCGGGCGAGCAGGCGCGGGTCGTGTCGGTCGACATCGAATTCCAGGGCCGCATCACGCAGCCGGCCTACGCCAAGCGGGTGGCGGACCTGCGCAAGCGCTGGTCCTTGCCGGCCGGCCAGCCTTTCACCAACAGCGAATGGAACAAGGCCAAGTCGGCGGTGCTGAACGACGTCAGCACCCATGACTTCATGCTGGCGCGCATGGTGGACTCGTCCGCCGACGTCAATGTCGAGGCCGGCACCGTGGGGCTGCGGGTGGTGGTGGACAGCGGCCCGCTGGTGCGCATGGGCGAGCTGCGCGTGGAAGGCCTGAAGCGGGTGCCGGACAAGCTGGTGCGCCGCTACGTGCGCTACAAGCAGGGCGCGCCCTACGACCAGGACCAGTTGAACTCCTGGCAGCAGGCGTTGCAGCGCACGGCCTTTTTCCGCGGCGCCTTCGTGTCGTTGCAGGAGCCGGGCGGCACCGAGGCGGACACCAGCAACCAGACGTCGACCGCGCGCGAGGTCACGGCCGCCACGCCGGCCGGCGACGCGCGCGTGACGGCGGCGCAGCGGCCCGCGCCCGTGCCCATGGACCGCAACGGGGAAGTCACGCTGCCGGTCGTGGTGCGGCTGACCGAAGCGCCGCCCAAGCGGTTCTCGACCTCGATCGGGCTGGACAGCGACGTCGGCCCGCGCCTGGAAATGACGTATCAGCAGCAGGTGGTGTTCGGGCAGCCGCTCACCATGGAGTCCGGTTTCGGCGTGGACCCGAAGCGCCAGCGGGCCTATACCGACTTTCATCTGCCGCCCGACGCCCGCGGCAACCAGGACAGTATCGGCGTGCTGGCCGACCACTCGGACATCCAGGGCCTGGACGTCATGCGCCTGGGCGTGGGCGCCACCCGCCTGCGGGAGAGCAGCGCCGGCGACGGCAGCCGCGTCAACTACGAAACACGCTACGGCCTGCTGGCGGCCCATGACCACGTCAGGATCGACGGCGGCGACAGCTACAACCTGCCGACCCTGACCGCCACGGCGGAATGGCTGCGGCGCGACGTCGACAGCAAGTACAACCCGCGCGAGGGCAATCTGCTGGTGCTGGGCACCGGCGCGGGCGTGACGCTCAACAGCGGCGACCCCTATACCCGGCTGCGCCTGCGCGGGCAGAAGTGGTGGCCCGTGGGACAGCGCGACCTGGTGACGGTGCGCGGCGAGGTCGGCAAGGTCTGGGCCAGCCACAATACCCAGGTGCCGGACGATTTCGGTTTCCGCACCGGCGGCGCGCGCAGTATCCGCGGCTACAGCTACATGAGCATCGGCGCCGACCGCAACGACGCCGTCGTCGGCGCGCCGGCGCTGCTGGTGGGCAGCGTGGAATACGACCACTATTTCGACGACCGCTGGGGCATGGCCTTCTTCGTCGACGCCGGCGATGCCGCGCAGTCCTTCGGCGACATGAACATGGCCCTCGGGTACGGCGTGGGGGCGCGGGTGCGCACGCCCGCCGGGCCCTTGTTCCTCGACGTGGCGTATGGCCAGCGCGATCATTCGCTGCGCTTGAGTTTTTCGCTGGGGATCGCGTTTTGA
- the metG gene encoding methionine--tRNA ligase, which produces MSRTLFVTTALPYANGPFHIGHMLEYIQADIWVRFQRMQGAKVNFVCADDAHGAAISIAADKEGITPQAFVAKIAAGRAQYLDGFHIAFDNWHSTDGPENHQLAQDIYRDLRAAGLIETRSVEQFYDPEKRMFLADRFIKGECPNCHAKDQYGDNCEVCGAVYAPTALIEPYSALSGAKPELRSSDHFFFKLSDPRCEAYLQQWTAAPGHVQPEVQNKIREWLYKDAEGKGGLGDWDISRDAPYFGIEIPDAPGKYFYVWLDAPVGYLASLKNLLDRRGEDYTAYMAQPGLEQVHFIGKDIITFHTLFWPAMLHFSGRKAPDAIYVHGHLTVNGEKMSKSRGTGIDPLRYLSLGLNPEHLRYYLAAKLSGRNEDIDFNSEDFAARVNSDLVGKYINIASRAAGFLSKRFGGQLAEPDAEGAALLLVLQDAAPAIAALYEARDTSRALRETMALADKVNEYVDQNKPWDLAKQQGMEARLQAVCSTCIQAFRLLTVYLKPVLPVLAARVEAFLAIAPLQSGDAAALLPAGHAIAPYQHLMQRVDPKLLEQLFDAPAPAAVAAPAADENLPGGEAIAPVIGIEDFAKIDLRIARIVNCEEVEGSTKLLRLTLDVGEGRHRNVFSGIKSAYKPADLVGKLTVLVANLAPRKMKFGVSEGMVLAASHADDKTDAGIYVLEPWAGAQPGMRVR; this is translated from the coding sequence ATGTCACGCACCCTCTTCGTCACCACCGCCCTTCCCTACGCCAACGGACCCTTTCACATCGGCCACATGCTGGAGTACATCCAGGCCGACATCTGGGTGCGTTTCCAGCGCATGCAGGGCGCCAAGGTGAACTTCGTCTGTGCCGACGACGCGCACGGCGCGGCCATCAGCATCGCGGCGGACAAGGAAGGCATCACGCCGCAGGCCTTCGTCGCCAAGATCGCGGCGGGCCGGGCCCAGTACCTGGACGGCTTCCACATCGCCTTCGACAACTGGCATTCCACCGACGGCCCGGAAAACCACCAGCTGGCCCAGGACATCTATCGCGACCTGCGCGCCGCCGGCCTCATCGAGACGCGCAGCGTGGAGCAGTTCTACGACCCCGAGAAGCGCATGTTCCTGGCCGACCGCTTCATCAAGGGCGAATGTCCCAACTGCCACGCCAAGGACCAGTACGGCGACAACTGCGAGGTCTGCGGCGCGGTCTACGCGCCCACCGCCCTGATCGAGCCCTACTCCGCCCTCTCCGGCGCCAAGCCCGAGCTGCGCAGTTCCGACCACTTCTTCTTCAAGCTCTCGGACCCGCGCTGCGAGGCCTACCTGCAACAGTGGACCGCCGCGCCCGGCCACGTGCAGCCCGAGGTGCAGAACAAGATCCGCGAATGGCTCTACAAGGACGCCGAGGGCAAGGGCGGCCTGGGCGACTGGGACATCAGCCGCGACGCGCCCTACTTCGGCATCGAGATCCCCGATGCGCCGGGCAAGTACTTCTACGTCTGGCTGGACGCGCCGGTGGGCTACCTGGCCTCGCTGAAGAACCTGCTCGACCGGCGCGGCGAGGACTACACCGCCTACATGGCGCAGCCGGGACTGGAACAGGTCCACTTCATCGGCAAGGACATCATCACCTTCCACACCCTGTTCTGGCCGGCCATGCTGCACTTCAGCGGCCGCAAGGCGCCGGACGCCATCTACGTGCACGGCCACCTCACGGTCAACGGCGAGAAGATGAGCAAGAGCCGCGGCACCGGCATCGACCCGCTGCGCTATCTCTCGTTGGGCCTGAATCCCGAGCACCTGCGCTACTACCTCGCCGCCAAGCTGTCGGGCCGCAACGAGGACATCGATTTCAACTCGGAAGACTTCGCCGCCCGCGTCAACAGCGACCTGGTGGGCAAGTACATCAACATCGCCAGCCGCGCCGCCGGCTTCCTGTCCAAGCGCTTCGGCGGCCAGCTCGCCGAGCCCGACGCGGAAGGCGCGGCCCTGCTGCTGGTGCTGCAGGACGCGGCGCCGGCCATCGCCGCGCTCTACGAAGCCCGCGACACCTCGCGCGCGCTGCGCGAGACCATGGCCCTGGCCGACAAGGTCAACGAGTATGTCGACCAGAACAAGCCCTGGGATCTCGCCAAGCAGCAAGGCATGGAGGCGCGCCTGCAGGCCGTATGCAGCACCTGCATCCAGGCTTTCCGGCTGCTGACGGTCTACCTGAAGCCGGTGCTGCCGGTGCTGGCCGCGCGGGTGGAGGCCTTCCTCGCCATCGCGCCGCTGCAATCGGGCGACGCCGCCGCGCTGCTGCCGGCCGGGCATGCCATCGCCCCCTACCAGCACCTCATGCAGCGGGTCGACCCCAAGCTGCTCGAGCAGCTTTTCGACGCCCCCGCCCCGGCCGCCGTCGCGGCCCCCGCCGCGGACGAGAACCTGCCCGGCGGCGAAGCCATCGCGCCCGTCATCGGCATCGAGGACTTCGCCAAGATCGACCTGCGCATCGCGCGCATCGTCAATTGCGAGGAAGTGGAAGGCTCGACCAAGCTGCTGCGCCTGACCCTGGACGTCGGCGAAGGACGCCACCGCAACGTGTTTTCCGGCATCAAGTCGGCCTACAAGCCGGCGGACCTGGTCGGCAAGCTCACCGTCCTGGTGGCCAACCTGGCCCCGCGCAAGATGAAATTCGGCGTGTCCGAAGGCATGGTGCTGGCCGCCAGCCACGCCGACGACAAGACGGATGCCGGCATCTACGTGCTGGAACCGTGGGCGGGCGCGCAGCCCGGCATGCGGGTCCGGTAA
- a CDS encoding 5'-methylthioadenosine/adenosylhomocysteine nucleosidase, translating into MTAPIGILAALHDEIADLLVRMGPAAQRRTIGMRDYYVGELAGRACVVVLARVGKVAAAATAVTLIREFGVSSVLFAGLAGGIAPAVRVGDVVIADTLVQHDLDARPLFPRFEVPLLARAKFDTDAGLNAVLAQCAADFLGRDLPRLVDAATQERFGIVAPALHRGEIASGDQFIGAAEVSRRLAADLPATLCVEMEGAAVAQVCHEYGVPCAVLRTVSDRADAAAPVDFKAFLHEVASFYSAGIIGRFIAAL; encoded by the coding sequence ATGACCGCCCCCATCGGCATCCTGGCCGCCCTGCACGACGAAATCGCCGACCTGCTGGTCCGCATGGGGCCCGCGGCGCAGCGGCGCACCATCGGCATGCGCGATTACTACGTGGGCGAACTCGCCGGCCGCGCCTGCGTCGTCGTCCTGGCGCGCGTGGGCAAGGTGGCCGCGGCCGCCACGGCGGTCACCCTGATCCGCGAATTCGGCGTGTCCAGCGTGCTGTTCGCCGGCCTGGCGGGCGGCATCGCGCCGGCGGTGCGCGTGGGCGACGTGGTGATCGCCGACACGCTGGTGCAGCATGACCTGGATGCGCGGCCCCTGTTCCCCCGTTTCGAGGTGCCCTTGCTGGCGCGCGCGAAGTTCGACACGGACGCGGGCTTGAACGCGGTGCTGGCGCAATGCGCGGCCGACTTCCTGGGGCGGGACTTGCCCCGGCTGGTGGACGCGGCCACGCAGGAACGTTTCGGCATCGTGGCGCCGGCGCTGCATCGGGGCGAGATCGCCAGCGGCGACCAGTTCATCGGCGCCGCCGAAGTGTCGCGGCGCCTGGCGGCGGACCTGCCCGCCACCTTGTGCGTCGAGATGGAAGGCGCCGCGGTGGCGCAGGTCTGCCACGAATACGGCGTGCCCTGCGCGGTGCTGCGCACCGTGTCCGACCGCGCGGACGCCGCCGCGCCGGTCGATTTCAAGGCCTTCCTGCACGAAGTGGCGAGCTTCTATTCGGCCGGGATCATCGGGCGCTTCATCGCCGCGCTTTGA